The Castanea sativa cultivar Marrone di Chiusa Pesio chromosome 11, ASM4071231v1 genome contains a region encoding:
- the LOC142615578 gene encoding uncharacterized protein LOC142615578 translates to MGVKHLKVVGDSNLVVCQTKVSFSLKEPSLAPYRVMAQKIEERFSTFEIEHTPRGENRFTDALAALGSQIIFEGNSAKIDFSKRRESITEVLMEKFQEEQCKKDWRNPIKKALIKEGEPTELKALKDYTLVGGELYRRMLGGILSRCVGKKKAQRKLKEMHEKTCGSCGKISLYRRLQRAGFYWPSMGKDADQVQVQCEAC, encoded by the coding sequence ATGGGAGTCAAACACTTGAAAGTAGTGGGAGATTCAAATTTGGTGGTTTGCCAGACCAAAGTGAGCTTCTCCTTGAAGGAACCCAGCCTAGCTCCTTATCGGGTGATGGCCCAAAAGATAGAAGAAAGGTTTTCAACCTTTGAAATAGAGCATACGCCGAGAGGTGAGAATCGATTCACAGACGCGCTGGCTGCGCTAGGCTCACAAATAATATTTGAAGGAAATAGTGCCAAGATAGATTTCAgcaagagaagagaatcaatCACAGAAGTTTTGATGGAAAAGTTCCAGGAAGAACAGTGCAAAAAGGATTGGCGAAATCCCATAAAGAAGGCTCTAATCAAAGAAGGCGAGCCTACGGAGTTAAAAGCGTTAAAAGACTATACTCTGGTAGGAGGAGAACTGTACCGCAGGATGTTAGGAGGGATCCTGTCAAGGTGcgtagggaaaaaaaaggccCAGAGAAAGCTGAAAGAAATGCACGAGAAGACCTGTGGATCCTGCGGAAAGATCAGCCTCTACCGTAGACTCCAAAGGGCAGGTTTTTATTGGCCCAGTATGGGGAAAGATGCGGACCAGGTCCAAGTCCAATGTGAAGCTTGTTGA